A section of the Terriglobia bacterium genome encodes:
- the polA gene encoding DNA polymerase I, producing the protein MAFIFRAYHAMARQRPMSTKSGVPTAATYVFVNMLRKLRDDFSPEYLAAVFDVAAPTFRDQQAAQMTTVRKFDIKTQTFQEVEYKGYKANRAEMPGDLAQQLPYIRRALEAYRIPILEMPGYEADDVIGTLARKLAERSHPVFVVSSDKDMLQLVNDKIRVLNPPKDNLICDAAKVEEILGVPPEQVVEVMALRGDAIDNIPGAPGIGDKGSVEIIKQFGSVEAALERAAEVQKKTYRESLQNNREAIIISKELATIDTNVTIDLDLEAMRAQEPDADAARALFTELEFTTLAKDYAPTVKLEETEYAEAKSAADIEKAVKSLKKGAALAVALALPEAAAPAEQEDEEDDAKPALPLGLAAPDLHTPLAAAISAAPAKALAVTLDHNKAAEALRKVLSDLKVPKAIHDYKSAIHALEPRGVHIEGVRDEPMLLSYLLDPTYSAHGLADVALRRFNLRLSGSVTEAADVAGRLAPILRQEVEEAGLLKVYDDIDLPLVPVLARMEAAGVNIDCDVLAKMSKRLDRDVAAKAREIYELSGSEFNINSPKQLGDVLYNRLNLPKPVKYGKGKTLSTAQDILDELALTHDVPRLVLEYRQLSKLKSTYVDALPQLCRAETGRLHTTFGQTNTATGRLSSINPNLQNIPIRTELGREIRAAFTATKGCVLLSADYSQIELRLLAHFSEDPLLIEAYQRGDDIHTLTASKVFGVPPLMIDAEHRRRAKAVNFGIVYGLSPFGLSQQIGIEQGEAKRFIANYFETYKGVRRFIDRTLNECRREKKVRTLFGRVRPIGDIDSKNPNMRGFAERTAVNTPLQGTAADLIKVAMIRIDEEMRSRQLKSRMTLQVHDELVFEVPKDEVETMRKLVKEGMENAHKLKVPLVADVGVGPNWRDLE; encoded by the coding sequence ATGGCGTTCATCTTCCGCGCTTATCACGCCATGGCGCGGCAGCGGCCCATGTCGACCAAGTCGGGCGTTCCCACCGCCGCGACCTACGTTTTCGTGAACATGCTCCGCAAACTGCGCGACGACTTTTCGCCTGAGTACCTGGCGGCGGTCTTCGACGTCGCGGCGCCGACATTTCGCGACCAGCAAGCCGCACAGATGACCACCGTCCGCAAGTTCGACATCAAGACGCAGACGTTCCAGGAGGTGGAGTACAAAGGCTACAAGGCGAACCGGGCGGAGATGCCCGGCGACCTGGCGCAGCAGTTGCCCTACATCCGGCGCGCGCTGGAGGCGTACCGCATTCCCATCCTCGAGATGCCGGGCTACGAGGCCGACGACGTGATCGGCACGCTGGCGCGCAAGCTAGCCGAGCGATCGCATCCGGTATTCGTTGTCTCCAGCGACAAGGACATGCTGCAGCTGGTCAACGACAAGATTCGCGTGCTGAACCCTCCCAAGGACAACCTGATCTGCGATGCCGCCAAGGTAGAGGAGATCCTGGGCGTGCCTCCGGAGCAGGTGGTGGAGGTGATGGCGCTGCGCGGCGACGCGATCGACAACATTCCGGGCGCGCCGGGGATCGGAGACAAGGGATCGGTCGAGATCATCAAGCAGTTCGGCTCTGTGGAGGCGGCCCTGGAGCGCGCCGCCGAGGTGCAGAAGAAGACTTACCGTGAGTCGCTGCAGAACAACCGCGAGGCCATCATAATCTCGAAGGAGCTGGCGACCATCGACACCAACGTGACCATCGACCTCGACCTCGAGGCCATGAGGGCACAGGAGCCCGACGCCGATGCCGCACGCGCGCTCTTCACGGAACTGGAGTTCACCACGCTGGCCAAGGATTACGCGCCAACGGTCAAGCTGGAGGAGACGGAGTACGCCGAGGCAAAGTCGGCGGCAGACATCGAGAAGGCGGTCAAGTCGTTGAAGAAGGGCGCCGCGCTGGCCGTAGCGCTCGCGCTGCCGGAGGCCGCAGCTCCGGCAGAGCAAGAAGACGAAGAGGACGACGCCAAGCCGGCGCTGCCACTCGGACTGGCAGCGCCCGATCTCCACACTCCCCTGGCGGCAGCGATCTCGGCTGCGCCGGCCAAGGCCCTGGCGGTCACGCTCGACCACAACAAAGCGGCCGAGGCGCTGAGAAAAGTCCTTTCCGACCTGAAGGTCCCGAAGGCGATCCACGATTACAAGTCGGCGATCCACGCCCTGGAGCCGCGCGGCGTGCACATCGAGGGCGTGCGCGACGAGCCCATGCTGCTCTCGTATCTGCTGGATCCGACCTATTCGGCGCACGGGCTGGCTGATGTTGCGCTGCGCCGCTTCAACCTGAGGCTTTCGGGTTCCGTGACGGAGGCGGCCGACGTTGCTGGCCGGCTGGCGCCCATCCTGCGCCAGGAAGTGGAAGAAGCCGGATTGCTCAAGGTGTACGACGACATCGACCTGCCGCTCGTCCCGGTGTTGGCGCGCATGGAAGCCGCGGGCGTGAACATCGACTGCGACGTGCTGGCGAAGATGTCGAAGCGGCTGGACAGGGACGTCGCCGCCAAGGCGCGGGAGATCTACGAGCTTTCCGGTTCGGAATTCAATATCAATTCGCCCAAGCAACTCGGCGACGTGCTCTACAACCGGCTGAACCTGCCCAAGCCGGTCAAGTATGGAAAGGGCAAAACGCTCTCGACCGCACAGGATATCCTCGACGAGCTGGCGCTGACCCACGACGTGCCACGCCTGGTGCTCGAGTACCGCCAGCTCTCCAAGCTCAAATCCACCTACGTGGACGCGCTGCCGCAGCTTTGCCGCGCTGAGACCGGCCGCCTGCATACCACCTTCGGCCAGACCAACACGGCGACGGGGCGGCTATCGTCCATCAACCCGAACCTGCAGAACATCCCCATCCGCACCGAGCTCGGGCGCGAGATCCGCGCCGCGTTCACCGCCACTAAAGGTTGCGTGCTGCTCTCGGCGGACTACTCGCAGATCGAGCTGCGCCTGCTGGCACATTTCAGCGAAGACCCGCTGCTGATCGAGGCCTACCAGCGCGGGGACGACATCCACACCCTCACCGCGTCCAAGGTCTTCGGCGTGCCGCCGCTGATGATCGACGCCGAGCACCGCCGCCGCGCCAAGGCGGTGAACTTCGGCATCGTCTACGGCCTCTCGCCCTTCGGGCTCTCGCAGCAGATCGGCATCGAGCAGGGCGAGGCCAAGAGGTTCATCGCCAACTATTTCGAAACGTACAAGGGCGTGCGCAGGTTCATCGACCGTACCCTCAACGAATGCCGCCGCGAGAAAAAGGTCCGGACGCTGTTCGGGCGGGTGCGGCCCATCGGCGACATCGACAGCAAGAACCCGAACATGCGAGGCTTCGCCGAGCGCACCGCGGTGAACACGCCGCTGCAGGGCACCGCCGCCGACCTCATCAAGGTCGCCATGATCCGCATCGACGAGGAGATGCGCAGCCGCCAGCTCAAGTCACGCATGACCCTCCAGGTGCACGACGAGCTCGTCTTCGAGGTTCCCAAGGACGAAGTCGAGACCATGCGCAAGCTGGTGAAGGAGGGGATGGAGAATGCCCACAAGCTCAAGGTACCGCTGGTGGCAGACGTGGGGGTTGGGCCCAACTGGCGCGACCTGGAATAG
- the xseA gene encoding exodeoxyribonuclease VII large subunit, whose product MDDREQLGLGFEIAQARRVWAVRDLISAVRTALEREYTDVWVEGEISNYRPADSGHLYFTLKDGDAQLRIVMFKSSARLLRFRPDNGMQVIARGRVTVYEQRGELQLMAEYLEPKGAGALQVAFEQLKAKLQAEGLFDPARKRPIPRLPRCIGVVTSPRGAAIQDILNILRRRHETVNILIFPAQVQGEAAPAEVAAGIEYFSQAQNVDVIIAARGGGSVEDLAAFNDEALARIIAGSKVPVISAVGHETDFTIADFVADLRAPTPSAAAELVIQSKHDLDETLGSLHRRLEHAARYRLLVARQALTELAQHGAMARMHELIARRQQRVDELVFRMAEVQRGLLQRYRSRLDVAAARVRHFDLRRQLASMRRDVVARVGTLGAAAQRYFLQHRVRLGQVTARLDELSPVKILERGYALVFDASGNLVKDAARVKPGDEISARVARGVISATVKRSQKR is encoded by the coding sequence GTGGACGACCGAGAGCAGCTCGGGCTGGGTTTCGAGATCGCCCAGGCGCGCCGCGTTTGGGCGGTGCGCGACCTCATCAGCGCCGTGCGTACCGCGCTGGAGCGCGAGTACACCGACGTCTGGGTCGAGGGGGAGATCTCGAACTACCGGCCGGCCGACTCCGGCCACCTCTACTTCACGCTGAAGGACGGTGACGCCCAGCTCCGCATCGTGATGTTCAAGTCGTCGGCGCGGCTGCTGCGCTTCCGCCCCGACAACGGCATGCAGGTGATCGCGCGCGGGCGCGTCACCGTATACGAGCAGCGCGGCGAACTGCAACTGATGGCCGAGTACCTGGAGCCCAAGGGCGCAGGCGCGCTCCAGGTCGCGTTCGAGCAGCTCAAGGCCAAGCTGCAGGCGGAAGGGCTATTCGATCCGGCGCGCAAGCGGCCCATCCCCAGACTGCCGCGGTGCATCGGCGTCGTGACTTCGCCGCGCGGCGCCGCCATCCAGGACATCCTCAACATCCTGCGCCGCCGCCACGAGACGGTGAACATCCTCATCTTCCCGGCACAGGTGCAGGGCGAAGCCGCGCCCGCTGAGGTCGCCGCCGGAATCGAGTACTTCAGCCAGGCGCAGAACGTGGACGTCATCATCGCAGCCCGCGGCGGGGGATCGGTGGAAGACCTGGCGGCATTCAACGACGAGGCTCTGGCGCGAATCATAGCCGGCTCGAAAGTGCCTGTGATATCGGCCGTCGGGCACGAGACGGATTTCACCATCGCGGACTTCGTCGCCGACCTGCGCGCGCCCACCCCGTCCGCGGCCGCCGAGCTGGTGATCCAATCCAAGCACGATCTTGATGAGACGCTCGGCTCTCTCCACCGGCGCCTGGAGCACGCGGCGCGGTACCGGCTTCTGGTCGCGCGCCAGGCGCTCACCGAGCTTGCGCAGCACGGCGCCATGGCGCGCATGCACGAGCTGATCGCACGGCGCCAGCAGCGGGTGGACGAACTCGTGTTCCGCATGGCGGAGGTGCAGCGGGGGCTGTTGCAACGATACCGCTCGCGGCTCGATGTGGCTGCGGCGCGCGTGCGCCACTTCGACCTGCGCCGCCAGTTGGCCTCCATGCGCCGCGACGTCGTAGCGCGGGTCGGGACCCTGGGCGCGGCTGCGCAGCGATACTTCCTCCAGCATCGCGTCCGGCTGGGGCAGGTCACAGCGCGTCTGGACGAACTCTCGCCGGTCAAGATCCTTGAGCGCGGCTACGCGCTGGTCTTCGATGCCTCGGGAAACCTGGTAAAGGACGCTGCCCGGGTCAAACCCGGGGATGAGATCAGCGCCCGAGTGGCCCGCGGCGTGATCTCCGCGACCGTGAAGCGGTCCCAGAAGAGATAA
- the glmM gene encoding phosphoglucosamine mutase codes for MSTGTQMQPGKERKLFGTDGIRGVAGAFPLDEETVFAIGRALGHHLGQDARVIIGQDTRESSHWIANEVAAGLLSAGAQVRSAGVITTPGIAYLARSQRLSAGIVISASHNPWTDNGIKVFGGDGYKLGDAVELAVEHEIFKLLSETDRSSDVEPTEPVRSMLPGEAALRRAYAQWVVSNVDTAKLRGLSVEVDCANGAASELAHDVFAAAGVEAHFIEDSPDGQNINENCGALHPEVVANATLAARADVGITFDGDADRALFSCSRGKIVNGDAVLLLAAREMTARGALTGDTVVATTMSNMGLEAALKRSGIHMLRAAVGDKYVLEEMQRTGAALGGEQSGHIIFRDGEATTGDGLLTALRVLEIVGRSGKPLHELVADLKVFPQTIKNVRVREKKPLVGIAAVADAIRAAEQELDGNGRVVVRYSGTEALARVMIEAESADLMHKHADAIAAAIQKALGV; via the coding sequence ATGAGCACAGGAACCCAGATGCAGCCCGGCAAGGAACGGAAGCTTTTCGGCACCGACGGGATCCGCGGCGTCGCCGGCGCATTTCCGCTCGATGAGGAGACAGTGTTCGCCATCGGACGCGCGCTCGGCCACCACCTGGGGCAGGACGCCCGCGTCATCATCGGCCAGGACACGCGCGAATCGAGCCACTGGATCGCCAACGAGGTGGCGGCCGGCCTTCTGTCTGCCGGCGCGCAAGTGCGCAGCGCGGGTGTCATCACCACGCCGGGGATCGCCTACCTGGCGCGCTCGCAAAGGCTCTCCGCCGGGATCGTCATTTCCGCCTCGCACAATCCTTGGACGGACAACGGCATCAAGGTCTTCGGGGGCGACGGCTACAAGCTCGGCGATGCGGTGGAGCTGGCGGTCGAGCACGAGATATTCAAGCTGCTCTCGGAGACCGACCGCAGCAGCGACGTAGAGCCGACCGAACCGGTGCGGTCCATGCTGCCGGGCGAAGCGGCGCTGCGCCGCGCCTACGCGCAGTGGGTGGTCTCGAACGTGGATACCGCGAAGCTGCGCGGCCTGAGCGTGGAAGTGGATTGCGCCAATGGCGCCGCCAGTGAGCTGGCGCACGACGTCTTTGCCGCCGCCGGTGTTGAGGCGCACTTCATCGAGGACTCGCCCGACGGGCAGAACATCAACGAGAACTGCGGCGCGCTGCATCCGGAAGTCGTCGCCAACGCGACTCTGGCCGCGCGGGCCGATGTCGGCATCACCTTCGACGGCGACGCCGACCGTGCCCTGTTCTCCTGCTCCAGGGGCAAGATCGTGAACGGCGATGCGGTGCTGCTACTGGCGGCGCGCGAAATGACGGCCCGCGGCGCGCTCACCGGCGACACCGTCGTGGCCACGACCATGTCGAACATGGGACTGGAGGCGGCGCTCAAACGATCCGGCATCCACATGCTGCGCGCGGCCGTCGGCGACAAGTACGTGCTGGAGGAGATGCAGAGAACCGGCGCGGCCCTCGGCGGCGAGCAGTCCGGGCACATCATCTTCCGCGATGGCGAGGCCACCACCGGCGATGGACTGCTTACCGCGCTGCGCGTGCTGGAGATCGTCGGCCGCAGCGGCAAACCGCTCCATGAGCTGGTCGCCGACCTCAAGGTGTTCCCGCAAACCATCAAGAATGTTCGCGTGCGCGAGAAGAAGCCTCTGGTGGGGATTGCCGCGGTCGCCGACGCGATCCGCGCGGCAGAGCAGGAACTCGACGGCAACGGCCGCGTGGTGGTTCGCTACTCCGGTACGGAGGCCCTGGCGCGGGTCATGATCGAAGCCGAAAGCGCTGACCTCATGCACAAGCACGCCGACGCCATCGCGGCTGCGATCCAGAAGGCACTCGGGGTGTAG
- the queA gene encoding tRNA preQ1(34) S-adenosylmethionine ribosyltransferase-isomerase QueA, which yields MLVSDFDYHLPEERIAQEPLEDRAASRMLHLTRATGEMFDTAFREFPELLRSDDLVVLNNTRVFAARLFGRRSGKRAQPVSPRNPASREFLHGKVEVLLTKQVGPNEWEALVRPGRKIGVGERLFFGEHDELQAEVVGRGEFGERTLRFSPLEDFFGIVERIGHVPLPPYIARDDRPGDRERYQTVYARQPGSVAAPTAGLHFTPAILARLHERGVETAEITLHVGLGTFQPVHVEVVEEHKLHREWFRVPEDAASKINNALNDHRRVIAVGTTSVRSLEYCALGNGRVRAGEGEADLFIYPGFQFRVVGALLTNFHLPKSTLLMLVAAFAGREKVLDAYRHAVEQTYRFYSYGDCMFIE from the coding sequence GTGCTGGTCTCGGACTTCGATTACCACCTGCCGGAAGAAAGGATCGCCCAGGAGCCACTGGAGGACCGAGCGGCCTCGCGCATGCTCCACCTGACCCGCGCGACGGGAGAGATGTTCGACACGGCTTTTCGCGAGTTCCCGGAGCTGCTTCGGTCCGACGACCTGGTGGTGCTGAACAACACGCGAGTGTTTGCGGCCCGGCTCTTCGGGCGTCGCAGCGGCAAGCGGGCGCAGCCGGTGAGTCCGCGCAATCCCGCCTCGCGCGAGTTCCTGCACGGCAAGGTCGAGGTCTTACTTACCAAGCAAGTTGGACCGAACGAATGGGAAGCCCTGGTCCGTCCGGGGCGGAAGATCGGCGTTGGGGAGCGCCTCTTCTTCGGAGAGCACGACGAGCTCCAGGCCGAAGTCGTCGGGCGCGGCGAGTTCGGCGAGCGCACCTTGCGGTTCTCGCCGCTCGAGGACTTCTTCGGGATCGTCGAGCGGATCGGGCACGTGCCGCTGCCGCCCTATATCGCGCGGGATGACCGTCCCGGCGACCGCGAGCGCTACCAGACGGTTTACGCGCGGCAACCCGGGTCGGTGGCGGCGCCGACCGCCGGCCTGCACTTCACCCCCGCGATCCTGGCGCGCCTGCACGAGCGCGGTGTCGAAACCGCCGAGATCACTCTGCATGTCGGCCTCGGCACATTTCAGCCGGTGCACGTCGAAGTCGTCGAGGAGCACAAGCTCCATCGCGAATGGTTCCGAGTTCCGGAAGACGCGGCCAGCAAGATCAACAACGCCCTGAACGACCATCGGCGCGTGATCGCGGTCGGTACCACCAGCGTCCGATCGTTGGAATACTGCGCGCTGGGCAATGGACGCGTCCGTGCCGGGGAGGGCGAGGCCGACTTGTTCATCTATCCGGGGTTTCAGTTCCGGGTGGTGGGGGCTCTACTCACGAACTTTCATCTGCCGAAGTCCACGCTGCTGATGCTGGTCGCCGCGTTCGCCGGACGGGAAAAGGTGCTGGACGCCTATCGCCACGCAGTCGAGCAGACATACCGGTTCTACTCCTACGGTGACTGCATGTTCATTGAATGA
- a CDS encoding class II aldolase/adducin family protein, protein MKSERQHREDIVRFGRMIHGKGFVAATDGNLSVRLDHDTVLSTPTGMSKGMMEPEDLVVVDMQGKKVMGRRNVSSEIAMHLQIYWLRPDVKGIVHAHPPTATGYAACGLPLNQALVSEIVLALGCIPVAKYGTPGTPELTTALEPLIPQYDAILMANHGVVTYGEDLTRAYMKMETVEHFAKIALVSHLLGRPQLLSDADVSKLMVAREKYEGVTSAAPRAPGCPITGSEPPAACAKTSAVPVASGDRLLVTREELASIVEDAMRHTKRRW, encoded by the coding sequence ATGAAGAGCGAGCGCCAGCACCGCGAAGACATCGTCCGCTTCGGCCGCATGATCCACGGCAAGGGCTTCGTGGCGGCTACCGACGGCAATCTCTCCGTCCGCCTGGACCACGACACCGTCCTTTCCACTCCCACCGGCATGAGCAAGGGCATGATGGAGCCGGAGGACCTGGTCGTGGTCGACATGCAGGGCAAGAAGGTCATGGGGCGCCGCAACGTCTCCAGCGAGATTGCCATGCACCTTCAGATCTACTGGCTGCGACCGGACGTGAAGGGCATCGTGCACGCGCATCCGCCGACCGCGACCGGCTACGCCGCCTGCGGACTGCCCCTGAACCAAGCGCTGGTCTCGGAGATCGTGCTCGCTCTCGGCTGCATCCCGGTCGCAAAATACGGCACGCCGGGGACTCCGGAGCTGACGACTGCGCTCGAGCCGCTCATCCCGCAGTACGATGCCATCCTGATGGCCAACCATGGCGTGGTGACTTACGGCGAAGACCTGACCCGCGCCTACATGAAGATGGAGACGGTCGAGCATTTCGCCAAGATCGCGCTGGTATCGCACCTGCTCGGCCGGCCGCAGCTCCTGAGCGATGCGGACGTGAGCAAGCTGATGGTGGCGCGGGAAAAGTACGAAGGGGTGACCTCGGCCGCGCCGCGCGCGCCCGGATGTCCGATCACGGGCAGTGAACCGCCGGCCGCGTGCGCCAAGACTTCTGCAGTGCCGGTCGCGAGCGGCGACCGCCTCCTGGTCACGCGCGAGGAATTGGCGTCAATCGTGGAAGACGCAATGAGGCATACGAAGAGAAGGTGGTAG
- a CDS encoding EutN/CcmL family microcompartment protein, whose protein sequence is MMLARVIGNVVATAKHAALEGRTLLLIQPIGRDGQDRGRPLVAVDAVGAGYRETVYWCRGKEASLAFDGAEVPTDASVVGIVDSITAHQKPAAQETPKSSKRGRR, encoded by the coding sequence ATGATGCTGGCGCGTGTGATCGGCAACGTAGTCGCGACCGCGAAGCACGCCGCGCTGGAGGGCCGCACGCTGCTGCTCATCCAGCCCATCGGGCGCGATGGGCAGGACCGCGGCCGGCCGCTGGTGGCCGTGGATGCCGTCGGCGCTGGTTACCGCGAGACTGTGTACTGGTGCCGGGGCAAGGAAGCGTCGCTCGCCTTCGACGGCGCCGAGGTTCCCACCGATGCCTCGGTGGTCGGCATCGTGGATTCGATCACTGCCCATCAGAAGCCGGCCGCGCAGGAAACCCCCAAAAGCAGCAAGCGAGGCCGGAGATGA
- a CDS encoding cupin domain-containing protein yields MAICKVAFTEAITSLFTPEAKQSVSVFRHGSLEVKMYAPRKTDPQTPHTRDEVYLVAQGRGTYFYAGERHPFEPGDFLFAPAGVEHRFEDFSDDFFVWVLFYGPEGGEK; encoded by the coding sequence ATGGCTATCTGCAAGGTCGCTTTCACTGAAGCTATCACGTCTCTGTTCACCCCCGAGGCCAAACAGTCGGTGTCAGTCTTCCGCCATGGCTCTCTGGAAGTGAAAATGTACGCACCCCGGAAAACAGATCCGCAGACTCCGCACACGCGCGACGAGGTTTATCTTGTGGCTCAGGGTCGAGGGACCTACTTCTACGCCGGCGAGCGCCATCCCTTCGAACCCGGAGATTTTCTCTTCGCGCCCGCCGGGGTCGAGCACCGCTTCGAGGATTTCAGCGACGACTTCTTCGTCTGGGTCCTCTTCTATGGTCCTGAGGGCGGCGAGAAGTAG
- a CDS encoding EutN/CcmL family microcompartment protein, whose product MILARVVGTVVATRKDERLEGRKLLLCRPVTPYGEFEGSHVVAVDTVGAGFHETVLLVTGSSARMAAGKETPLDSAIIGIVDTVRTDAEEEHAVAAKGKK is encoded by the coding sequence ATGATCCTGGCCCGAGTTGTGGGCACGGTGGTGGCTACGCGCAAGGACGAGCGGCTGGAAGGCCGCAAGCTCCTTCTTTGCCGCCCGGTAACCCCGTACGGAGAATTCGAAGGCAGCCACGTGGTGGCGGTCGATACCGTCGGCGCGGGCTTCCATGAGACCGTCCTGCTGGTCACCGGTTCGTCGGCGCGCATGGCTGCCGGGAAGGAAACGCCGCTGGACAGTGCCATCATCGGCATCGTGGACACGGTCCGCACCGACGCGGAGGAAGAGCACGCAGTCGCCGCCAAGGGGAAGAAGTAG
- the cdaA gene encoding diadenylate cyclase CdaA: MSILDIVIVALLIYEFLVLIKGTRAFQMLVGVGVLIIAFYLARFGELRTLNWLISTSLPYAIFALIVVFQAEIRQALAKVGRKLTFARAGGRASGSSYEDIVLAANLFAQNQTGALVVIERDIGLRTYIESGVPLEARLSYDLLATLFRPSAPLHDGAVIIQKDRVAAAACFLPLSMNPVLSTQLGTRHRAGIGITEETDAVAVIVSEETGSVSLAVSGQIERDITVEYLRERLSELLQAYVPAATLPTPIVSASELEAANGAARPHPAHPEGER, from the coding sequence ATGTCGATCCTCGACATCGTCATCGTCGCCCTGCTGATTTACGAGTTCCTGGTACTGATCAAGGGGACTCGCGCGTTCCAGATGCTGGTCGGGGTGGGCGTGCTGATCATCGCTTTTTACCTGGCGCGGTTCGGTGAACTCCGGACCCTCAACTGGCTGATCTCGACCTCACTTCCCTACGCCATCTTCGCGCTGATCGTCGTCTTCCAGGCTGAGATCCGCCAGGCTCTGGCCAAGGTCGGCCGGAAGCTCACATTTGCTCGCGCAGGCGGGCGGGCGTCGGGAAGCTCATACGAAGATATTGTCCTCGCCGCCAACTTGTTCGCGCAGAACCAGACCGGCGCCCTGGTGGTCATCGAGCGCGATATCGGGCTACGCACCTACATCGAGAGCGGCGTGCCGCTGGAGGCGCGCCTCAGCTACGATCTGCTGGCGACGCTGTTCCGCCCCAGCGCGCCTCTGCACGACGGCGCGGTCATCATCCAGAAAGACCGCGTAGCGGCCGCAGCCTGTTTCCTCCCGCTCTCCATGAATCCGGTGCTCTCGACCCAGCTGGGGACGCGGCATCGCGCCGGGATCGGCATCACCGAAGAGACGGACGCGGTGGCTGTGATCGTCTCCGAAGAGACGGGCTCCGTCAGCCTGGCGGTCTCCGGGCAGATCGAGCGCGATATCACCGTCGAGTACCTGCGCGAGCGCCTGAGCGAACTGCTGCAAGCCTACGTGCCCGCAGCCACCTTGCCCACGCCCATCGTCAGCGCCAGCGAGCTGGAGGCTGCCAACGGCGCCGCGCGTCCCCACCCCGCGCACCCGGAGGGCGAGCGATGA
- a CDS encoding EutN/CcmL family microcompartment protein, translating into MILGRVQGEVVATRKHPSHERRKILMVQPIHPDGSDRGEVILALDGVDAGVGDRVLVVQEGYAAMAAVNRPNSPIDMSIVGVIDTIEVHEEI; encoded by the coding sequence ATGATCCTCGGGCGCGTCCAGGGCGAAGTCGTCGCCACCCGCAAGCACCCCTCTCACGAGCGGCGGAAGATCCTCATGGTGCAGCCCATCCATCCGGACGGCAGCGACCGCGGCGAGGTCATCCTGGCGCTCGACGGCGTGGACGCCGGCGTCGGCGACCGCGTCCTGGTGGTGCAGGAGGGCTACGCCGCCATGGCCGCGGTCAATCGCCCCAACTCGCCCATTGATATGTCGATCGTCGGCGTCATCGACACGATCGAAGTCCACGAAGAGATTTGA
- a CDS encoding NAD-dependent deacylase: MPISPTDYLFILTGAGISAESGLPTFRGMNGVWRKYRVEDVASPIAWARDPKLVWEFYSERRRKHREVQPNPGHRALAELEQRLGERFFLCTQNVDHLHEMAGSRRVAHMHGKIFQSRCEDDCGRPPFDDDWTLEPGADIPRCDCGGRIRPHICWFGETPFEMDHIFAQLDRATLFMAVGTSGVVYPAAAFAQAAKSRGARSYYIGAEEPANSPFFDEVFLGPSGELLPKLFGA, encoded by the coding sequence ATCCCCATCTCTCCCACCGACTACCTTTTTATCCTCACCGGCGCGGGCATCAGTGCGGAAAGTGGCCTTCCGACCTTTCGCGGGATGAACGGCGTGTGGCGCAAGTACCGCGTCGAAGATGTCGCCTCGCCCATCGCCTGGGCGCGCGATCCCAAGCTCGTCTGGGAGTTCTATTCCGAGCGGCGGCGCAAGCACCGCGAGGTGCAGCCCAATCCCGGACATCGCGCGCTGGCGGAGCTGGAGCAGCGGCTGGGCGAGCGCTTCTTCCTGTGCACGCAGAACGTGGACCACCTGCACGAAATGGCGGGCTCACGCCGCGTGGCGCACATGCACGGCAAGATCTTCCAGAGCCGCTGCGAGGACGACTGCGGCCGGCCTCCGTTCGACGACGACTGGACCCTCGAGCCTGGCGCCGACATCCCGCGCTGCGATTGCGGCGGCAGGATCCGCCCGCACATCTGCTGGTTCGGCGAGACGCCCTTCGAGATGGACCACATCTTCGCCCAGCTCGACCGCGCGACCCTCTTCATGGCCGTCGGCACGTCGGGGGTCGTTTATCCGGCAGCCGCCTTCGCGCAGGCGGCCAAGTCACGAGGGGCGCGCTCCTACTACATCGGCGCGGAAGAGCCGGCGAACAGCCCGTTTTTCGACGAAGTCTTCCTGGGTCCTTCGGGCGAATTGCTGCCGAAACTCTTTGGGGCCTGA
- the eutM gene encoding ethanolamine utilization microcompartment protein EutM, producing MGEALGMIETRGLVAMIEASDAMVKAAKVTLVGWEKIGSGYVTAIVRGDVAAVKAATDAGAAAARRVGELIAVHVIPRPHASLEDVLPIGKAAKANA from the coding sequence ATGGGTGAAGCTCTTGGAATGATCGAGACGCGCGGCCTGGTGGCCATGATCGAGGCCTCCGACGCGATGGTCAAAGCGGCGAAGGTGACGCTGGTGGGCTGGGAGAAGATCGGCTCCGGCTACGTGACCGCCATCGTGCGCGGCGACGTGGCCGCGGTGAAGGCCGCCACCGACGCCGGCGCCGCTGCCGCGCGCCGCGTGGGCGAGCTGATTGCCGTTCACGTCATCCCGCGCCCGCACGCCAGCCTGGAAGACGTGCTGCCTATCGGCAAGGCCGCGAAGGCGAACGCGTAA